Proteins from one Halovivax limisalsi genomic window:
- a CDS encoding hydroxymethylglutaryl-CoA lyase — protein sequence MDLPERATVVEMLPRDGFQRYPDFVPTEEKVEIVDALSTTGVDEIEFTSFTHPKAVPSLRDADEVAARIERREDVCYRALVPNAVGMERAIAADVDKVNALVVVSDAYREKNQGMTLAENLAEVEAIVELADGTDVEVEAGIGTSFFCPYEGRIDRERTLSVVDRVLEAGVDEVTLATTMGMADPRQVTETLRAVFDAHPDADVGLHLHDTNGMSLANTLAALQCGVDRFDASVCGLGGGTILPGELTDVGNTPTEDLVNMFQDMGIETGVDADRLLAVARDVAKRLDLGAPSHALMGGTRAQVLAATGGDTTPQQ from the coding sequence ATGGACCTCCCCGAGCGCGCCACCGTCGTCGAGATGCTCCCGCGGGACGGCTTCCAGCGCTATCCCGACTTCGTCCCGACCGAGGAGAAAGTCGAGATCGTCGACGCGCTCTCGACGACCGGCGTCGACGAGATCGAGTTCACCTCGTTCACGCACCCGAAGGCCGTTCCGAGCCTCCGGGACGCCGACGAGGTCGCAGCGCGCATCGAGCGCCGCGAGGACGTCTGTTACCGGGCGCTCGTGCCGAACGCCGTCGGGATGGAGCGTGCGATCGCGGCCGACGTGGACAAGGTCAACGCGCTGGTCGTCGTCAGCGACGCCTACCGCGAGAAGAACCAGGGGATGACCCTGGCGGAGAACCTCGCGGAAGTCGAGGCGATCGTCGAGCTGGCAGACGGCACGGACGTCGAGGTCGAGGCGGGGATCGGGACGAGCTTCTTCTGTCCCTACGAGGGCCGGATCGACCGCGAGCGGACGCTGTCGGTCGTCGATCGCGTCCTCGAGGCCGGCGTCGACGAGGTGACGCTCGCGACGACGATGGGCATGGCCGATCCCCGGCAGGTGACTGAGACTCTGCGGGCGGTGTTCGACGCCCATCCGGACGCGGACGTCGGCCTCCACCTCCACGACACGAACGGGATGAGCCTGGCCAACACGCTCGCCGCGCTCCAGTGTGGCGTCGACCGGTTCGACGCGTCGGTCTGCGGGCTCGGCGGCGGCACCATCCTGCCCGGCGAGCTCACCGACGTCGGAAACACGCCGACCGAGGATCTCGTGAACATGTTCCAGGATATGGGGATCGAGACCGGCGTCGACGCCGATCGCCTCCTGGCGGTCGCGCGGGACGTCGCCAAGCGGCTCGACCTCGGGGCGCCGAGTCACGCCCTGATGGGCGGCACGAGAGCGCAGGTGCTGGCTGCCACCGGCGGCGATACGACGCCACAGCAGTGA
- a CDS encoding 3-isopropylmalate dehydratase large subunit, whose protein sequence is MTAKTITEKILSRKAGADVTAGDFVEADLDAMFAHDVTGPLAIDAFEAVTDEDGTLVAPERTVFTLDHHAPADGVEAANNHNIVRDFAAAQGAHQYEIDDGICHQVLIEEGFAEPGSLVVGADSHTTTFGGIGALGTGVGSTDLGTALATGELWFRVPETIRFEVAGDLPDGVYAKDLILTFIGDVEFDGATYMTAEYGGSAIESLPIHQRLVLANMAIEMGGKAGIVEPDDRVADFLAAQADLDVSIDPSLSSDDDVSYVASYTYEAGDLAPQVSKPSNPENAVDVGAVAGTGIDQIFVGTCTNGRYEDIRVVADILEGECVAPNTRLIVVPASRTVYEQCLSTGVLETLIDAGAMVQSAGCGACAGYHQGVLGDDDVCLATANRNFPGREGSMDSRVYLSSPATAGASALYGEITDPRTVRTNRYDDHATTDLGVVR, encoded by the coding sequence ATGACAGCAAAGACCATCACCGAGAAGATCCTCTCGCGGAAAGCGGGGGCGGACGTCACGGCCGGCGACTTCGTCGAGGCCGATCTCGACGCGATGTTCGCCCACGACGTGACCGGGCCGCTGGCGATCGACGCCTTCGAGGCGGTGACGGACGAGGACGGAACGCTGGTCGCGCCAGAGCGGACCGTCTTCACGCTCGATCACCACGCGCCGGCCGACGGCGTCGAAGCGGCGAACAATCACAACATCGTGCGGGACTTCGCGGCGGCCCAGGGCGCCCACCAGTACGAGATCGACGACGGCATCTGCCACCAGGTGCTGATCGAGGAGGGGTTCGCCGAACCGGGCTCCCTCGTCGTGGGCGCCGATTCGCACACGACCACGTTCGGCGGGATCGGCGCGCTGGGAACCGGCGTCGGCTCGACTGACCTGGGAACGGCGCTCGCGACCGGCGAACTCTGGTTTCGCGTCCCCGAGACGATCCGATTCGAGGTCGCGGGCGACCTCCCCGACGGCGTCTACGCGAAGGACCTCATCCTCACGTTCATCGGCGACGTTGAGTTCGACGGGGCGACGTACATGACCGCCGAGTACGGCGGCAGCGCGATCGAATCGCTCCCCATCCACCAGCGACTCGTCCTCGCGAACATGGCGATCGAGATGGGCGGCAAGGCGGGGATCGTCGAGCCCGACGATCGCGTCGCCGACTTCCTCGCGGCCCAGGCCGACCTCGACGTCTCGATCGATCCCTCGCTTTCGAGCGACGATGACGTGAGCTACGTCGCCTCCTACACCTACGAGGCGGGCGACCTCGCGCCGCAGGTCTCGAAGCCGTCCAATCCCGAGAACGCGGTCGACGTCGGGGCCGTCGCCGGGACCGGGATCGACCAGATATTCGTCGGCACCTGCACGAACGGCCGCTACGAGGATATTCGCGTCGTCGCCGACATCCTCGAGGGCGAGTGCGTGGCCCCCAACACCCGACTGATCGTCGTCCCGGCCTCGCGGACGGTCTACGAGCAGTGCCTCTCGACCGGCGTGCTGGAGACGCTGATCGACGCCGGGGCGATGGTCCAGAGCGCCGGTTGCGGCGCCTGTGCGGGCTACCACCAGGGCGTGCTCGGCGACGACGACGTCTGCCTGGCGACGGCGAACCGCAACTTCCCCGGACGGGAGGGTTCGATGGACAGCCGCGTCTACCTCTCGAGTCCGGCGACGGCGGGCGCCAGCGCGCTGTACGGCGAGATCACCGATCCCCGGACGGTTCGGACGAATCGGTACGACGATCACGCCACGACGGACCTCGGGGTGGTCCGATGA
- a CDS encoding 3-isopropylmalate dehydratase small subunit, translating to MTDAEPGRAWVFGDDVDTDQITPSRFLVSSDPDELADHAFNDLRPEFAGAVRPGDFVVAGENFGSGSSREHAPLALRGAGVEAVVAQSFARIFFRNAINIGLPVLIFPDADCIGDGDRISVDVDTGAVTNHETNEEYRAESLPDFLQELVDAGGLKPYTKRKLGTHSDR from the coding sequence ATGACGGACGCCGAGCCCGGGCGCGCGTGGGTCTTCGGCGACGACGTCGACACCGACCAGATCACGCCCTCACGGTTTCTCGTCTCGTCTGACCCGGACGAACTCGCCGACCACGCCTTCAACGACCTCAGACCCGAATTCGCGGGCGCGGTCCGGCCGGGCGACTTCGTGGTCGCCGGCGAGAACTTCGGCTCCGGGTCCTCCCGCGAACACGCCCCGCTCGCGCTGCGTGGCGCGGGCGTGGAGGCCGTCGTGGCGCAGTCGTTCGCCCGGATCTTCTTCCGGAACGCGATCAACATCGGCCTCCCGGTCCTGATCTTCCCCGACGCCGACTGCATCGGCGACGGCGATCGCATCTCCGTCGACGTCGACACTGGCGCGGTCACCAACCACGAGACGAACGAGGAGTATCGGGCGGAATCACTCCCCGACTTTCTCCAGGAGCTCGTCGACGCCGGCGGGCTGAAGCCCTACACGAAGCGAAAGCTGGGCACCCACTCGGATCGATAA
- a CDS encoding Lrp/AsnC ligand binding domain-containing protein, giving the protein MTDAFVTVVVDGDAGEIASTLSEIDAVSAAHHVRGEYDVLVELTLEEPERLQEIVTGLILKTDGVEDTTTVVTPELAELHEPEPIRLTPAN; this is encoded by the coding sequence ATGACGGACGCATTCGTAACTGTCGTCGTCGACGGAGATGCCGGTGAAATCGCGTCGACCCTCTCGGAGATCGACGCCGTGTCCGCGGCCCACCACGTTCGCGGCGAGTACGACGTGCTGGTCGAACTGACGCTCGAGGAACCCGAGCGACTCCAGGAGATCGTCACCGGACTCATCCTGAAGACCGACGGCGTCGAGGACACGACGACGGTCGTCACGCCCGAGCTCGCCGAGCTTCACGAGCCCGAGCCGATCCGGTTGACGCCGGCGAACTGA
- a CDS encoding acetoacetate decarboxylase family protein, producing MSDTLRYGGQTMVGYHVEVDEDAAIERIPDPLDPIRVGEAMVYFGEAIIEDPTIVDAKGTLPPHDSTFRESSISLPCELDGRKGAYVTEHFAEPDWGAKKLHSMGHDSTLASIEVPEFPPELAEFVTPEAGMELETATTLQGQTRLSGSVTLETPESEHPWPFALNVIGRRHHVDDAAPETPTLVDQVIMESYDEVEADHVWEGPASLDLDETLFGDLVPITVHRGYVIDIGMAFQGIDILWEG from the coding sequence GCGCTACGGCGGGCAGACGATGGTGGGCTACCACGTCGAGGTGGACGAGGACGCCGCGATCGAGCGCATCCCCGACCCGCTCGACCCCATCCGCGTCGGTGAGGCGATGGTCTACTTCGGCGAGGCGATCATCGAGGATCCGACGATCGTCGACGCGAAGGGGACGTTACCGCCCCACGACTCGACGTTCCGCGAATCGTCGATCTCCTTGCCCTGCGAGCTCGACGGCCGGAAGGGAGCCTACGTCACGGAACACTTCGCGGAGCCCGACTGGGGGGCGAAGAAACTCCACTCGATGGGCCACGATTCGACGCTCGCTTCGATCGAGGTCCCGGAGTTCCCGCCGGAACTGGCCGAGTTCGTCACCCCCGAAGCCGGGATGGAACTCGAGACGGCAACCACCCTCCAGGGCCAGACGCGCCTCTCCGGTAGCGTCACGCTCGAAACGCCCGAGAGCGAGCACCCGTGGCCGTTCGCCCTCAACGTGATCGGCCGGCGCCACCACGTCGACGACGCGGCGCCGGAGACGCCGACGCTCGTCGACCAGGTGATCATGGAATCGTACGACGAGGTCGAGGCCGACCACGTCTGGGAGGGCCCCGCCTCGCTCGACCTCGACGAGACGCTGTTCGGCGATCTGGTGCCGATTACCGTCCACCGCGGCTACGTCATCGACATCGGGATGGCGTTCCAGGGAATCGATATCCTCTGGGAGGGCTAG